The following are encoded together in the Methylomonas methanica MC09 genome:
- the gspM gene encoding type II secretion system protein GspM — protein MNNVRWQRWLAVGLLLLVVSAVVFAVLLPLVSTGLAYHEEKKDLLFRLQRQQTIAGRETQVAAALEQIKQQFSEQGYFSTSTTEALASAELQNIVKTAVADAGGQLTSTQGLPGKEADGFFRVAVKVRMTGSMEALVGVLHSIETAVPVLLVDQLDINPVRGARNRKTNKIEPSDQLNVSFQVVSFLRSQAHE, from the coding sequence ATGAATAATGTGCGTTGGCAGCGTTGGCTGGCTGTCGGTCTTTTGCTATTGGTCGTGTCGGCGGTGGTGTTCGCTGTTTTGCTGCCGTTAGTCAGCACCGGTTTGGCTTATCACGAAGAAAAAAAAGATTTACTGTTTAGATTGCAACGCCAGCAAACCATAGCCGGCCGCGAAACCCAGGTGGCGGCGGCGTTGGAACAGATTAAGCAGCAATTTTCCGAACAAGGCTACTTTAGTACCAGTACCACCGAAGCGTTAGCCTCCGCCGAGCTGCAAAATATCGTTAAAACCGCCGTGGCCGATGCCGGCGGACAATTAACCAGTACCCAGGGCTTGCCGGGTAAGGAAGCGGATGGATTTTTTCGGGTTGCCGTGAAAGTCAGAATGACGGGTAGTATGGAAGCGTTAGTCGGGGTGTTGCACAGTATCGAAACCGCCGTGCCGGTTTTGCTCGTCGACCAACTGGACATCAATCCGGTGCGCGGCGCACGAAACCGCAAAACCAATAAAATCGAGCCCAGCGATCAATTGAATGTCAGCTTTCAAGTGGTGAGCTTTCTGCGGAGCCAAGCCCATGAATAG
- a CDS encoding PilN domain-containing protein, with protein sequence MNLDTTIDFDLKGFFQWWAGELAFLVPKSLRQHLRERHGSVIFTPLAQGFAVDFLDDEDNLIVRRSVDLNQPDSFRQLNNQYPAMEKADLVLRLSAGQALHKQLYLPVAAQENLQQVVGFELDRYTPFNAEQVYFALVPLGNTEHAQLRVLLIAVPKSRLDEQLANLASLGVLPHKVDFAPAITEFPQAGNAYNLLPDRFRRQGSKLTQSLQWLVSTVLLLLLLAVMVWPVWLEGQAVESLQTRIKQLEKQNRVVDEQQREIDALHAETQKLIDIKQQSPALLTVLNELSRLLNDETWLTHLHFSDNHMQIQGQSPAASALISTLEAAEVFSNVSFVSPLTQDKTSGRERFQISMTVDTPVSMLQADGAVPAPQPDPENLDGEPQQMPETEQQDNAEEPGDE encoded by the coding sequence ATGAATTTAGATACGACGATTGACTTTGATTTAAAAGGATTTTTTCAATGGTGGGCCGGCGAGCTGGCGTTTTTGGTGCCGAAAAGTTTGCGGCAACACCTGCGGGAACGGCATGGCAGCGTAATTTTTACCCCCTTGGCGCAAGGTTTTGCAGTGGATTTTCTGGACGATGAAGACAACCTCATCGTTCGGCGCAGTGTCGATCTAAATCAACCCGACAGTTTTCGGCAGCTTAATAACCAATATCCGGCTATGGAAAAAGCCGACTTGGTCTTGCGGCTGTCGGCCGGGCAGGCCTTGCATAAACAGCTTTATTTACCCGTGGCCGCGCAGGAAAATTTGCAGCAGGTCGTGGGTTTCGAATTGGACCGATACACGCCTTTTAATGCCGAACAGGTCTATTTCGCGCTGGTACCCTTGGGCAACACAGAGCATGCGCAACTTCGCGTATTATTGATTGCTGTGCCTAAGTCGCGCCTGGACGAACAATTAGCCAATCTGGCATCGCTGGGGGTACTGCCGCATAAAGTGGATTTTGCGCCGGCAATAACTGAATTTCCGCAAGCCGGCAACGCTTACAATTTGTTGCCGGATCGCTTCAGGCGGCAGGGCAGTAAATTGACGCAATCGCTGCAATGGTTGGTCAGTACGGTATTGTTGCTGTTGCTGCTGGCCGTAATGGTGTGGCCGGTCTGGCTGGAGGGCCAGGCGGTTGAAAGCCTGCAAACCCGTATTAAACAACTGGAAAAACAAAATCGGGTCGTAGACGAGCAACAGCGCGAAATTGACGCGCTGCACGCGGAAACCCAAAAGTTAATCGACATCAAGCAGCAGTCGCCGGCTTTATTGACGGTATTAAACGAACTGAGTCGGCTGTTAAATGATGAAACCTGGCTGACGCATTTACATTTTTCCGATAACCATATGCAGATCCAAGGCCAATCGCCGGCTGCCTCGGCGTTAATCAGTACCCTGGAGGCGGCCGAGGTTTTCAGCAATGTCAGTTTCGTTTCGCCGTTGACGCAGGACAAAACCAGTGGACGCGAGCGCTTTCAGATTAGTATGACGGTCGATACGCCGGTTAGCATGCTGCAAGCCGATGGTGCCGTTCCCGCCCCCCAGCCGGATCCTGAAAATCTTGACGGCGAGCCGCAGCAGATGCCCGAAACCGAGCAACAGGACAATGCCGAGGAACCGGGCGATGAATAA
- a CDS encoding general secretion pathway protein GspK — translation MMTPANVKFPSSLSTRQQGLALVIVIWILTLLTLMAGSFALSMRRESSVSYAITENAKALALAESGLYLAEFYLSQADPEQRWLANGTIYEIIGQESRLRIRVFSEAGKVDINMAGEEPLAAVLKSVLPDDWERQHLLNAILDWRDADDDTRTQGAEKRQYKSAGLSYGPTNAAFQSLEGLQLVLGMNEGIYNAIQPYLTVYSSAAEPSLRDASPELLNILAADLKDRGIQDAALQNSVTEADKAGNASADFEQAFTGENQTYTIIVEVEIREAASAGLEVVVQSQGNGGATPFDTLDWKQNLQTSSLFNNAMEYSVITIQDEFRYDD, via the coding sequence ATGATGACACCGGCCAACGTTAAATTTCCGTCGTCGTTAAGTACCCGCCAGCAAGGCTTGGCTTTGGTGATTGTGATTTGGATTTTGACCTTGCTGACCTTGATGGCGGGTAGTTTTGCCTTGAGCATGCGCCGGGAAAGCAGTGTCAGTTACGCCATTACCGAGAATGCCAAGGCCCTGGCATTGGCCGAAAGCGGACTCTATTTGGCGGAGTTTTATCTCAGCCAAGCCGACCCTGAACAGCGTTGGCTGGCGAATGGCACGATTTACGAAATCATTGGTCAGGAAAGCCGCCTGCGGATACGGGTTTTTTCCGAAGCCGGCAAAGTCGACATCAATATGGCGGGTGAAGAGCCACTGGCGGCGGTTTTAAAGTCGGTATTGCCCGATGATTGGGAGCGCCAGCATTTGTTGAATGCTATTTTGGATTGGCGGGATGCCGATGACGATACCCGTACCCAAGGCGCCGAAAAACGCCAATATAAATCGGCCGGATTGTCCTACGGGCCCACTAATGCCGCTTTTCAAAGCCTGGAGGGGCTGCAGTTGGTTTTGGGTATGAATGAGGGTATATATAACGCCATTCAGCCCTATCTTACCGTCTATTCGTCCGCCGCCGAGCCCAGTCTGCGCGATGCTTCGCCCGAATTGCTGAATATTCTGGCAGCCGATCTGAAAGACCGGGGTATTCAGGATGCGGCGTTGCAAAATAGCGTAACCGAAGCGGATAAGGCCGGAAATGCGTCGGCCGATTTTGAGCAGGCATTTACCGGAGAAAATCAAACGTATACTATTATAGTTGAAGTGGAAATTCGAGAAGCGGCTTCGGCGGGTCTGGAGGTGGTGGTGCAATCTCAAGGCAACGGCGGCGCTACCCCCTTTGATACGTTGGATTGGAAACAAAATTTACAAACTTCGTCGTTATTTAACAACGCAATGGAATATTCAGTAATTACGATTCAAGATGAATTTAGATACGACGATTGA
- a CDS encoding prepilin-type N-terminal cleavage/methylation domain-containing protein: MKPICRNGFTLIEVLIAMTLLGVMVILLFSSLRIAAQSWNAGEHKMAAVNQKAVVYQFFKRHLTAIRPVPMLTTESAYSLDVMPVFQGFPQSIRFAAGLPASSARKGLQIFSIGLDPENSSILLVTLTPYRLTEADQEPVKPEVLLDNIAGLKFAYFGRIEEFAEPQWQEEWAVAERLPSLIRVTIALRDGSYWPDMVFPLKISRAANTQNIADDGQIDDDTGQR, translated from the coding sequence GTGAAACCTATTTGCCGTAACGGTTTTACCCTGATCGAAGTGTTGATTGCCATGACGCTGTTGGGTGTAATGGTGATATTGTTGTTCAGCAGTCTGCGGATTGCCGCGCAGAGCTGGAATGCGGGTGAACACAAAATGGCCGCGGTGAACCAAAAGGCCGTGGTATACCAGTTCTTCAAAAGGCATTTAACCGCTATTCGGCCTGTACCGATGCTGACTACCGAATCCGCCTATTCCCTGGACGTGATGCCGGTTTTTCAAGGTTTTCCGCAAAGTATAAGATTTGCGGCCGGTTTGCCGGCCAGCTCCGCGCGCAAGGGATTGCAGATATTCAGCATTGGTCTCGATCCGGAAAACAGTTCGATTTTGTTGGTGACTTTAACGCCTTATCGATTGACCGAGGCCGACCAGGAACCGGTAAAACCGGAGGTGTTACTGGACAATATCGCCGGTTTGAAATTTGCTTATTTCGGCAGGATAGAGGAGTTTGCCGAACCGCAATGGCAGGAGGAATGGGCGGTTGCCGAACGTTTGCCCAGTTTAATAAGAGTGACCATCGCTTTACGGGATGGCAGTTACTGGCCGGATATGGTTTTCCCGTTGAAAATATCCCGAGCGGCCAATACTCAAAACATAGCCGACGACGGCCAGATTGATGATGACACCGGCCAACGTTAA
- a CDS encoding type IV pilus modification PilV family protein: MIRRHKGFSLLEILVAFAIMAVALTIVLRIFGSGVNTAVVSEEYNLAVQIAESLLARTGVETPLLAGETVGTEADKYDWLVSITPVAEPPVTRRRFQSQQDQTAQPSQKLMKVSVRVSWGEAADRQRSVQLDSLRMVREAIP; encoded by the coding sequence ATGATACGGCGGCATAAGGGCTTTTCCCTGCTGGAGATACTGGTGGCGTTTGCCATTATGGCCGTGGCCTTGACCATTGTGTTGCGCATCTTCGGTTCCGGCGTCAATACGGCTGTCGTATCCGAAGAATACAATCTGGCCGTGCAGATCGCCGAATCGCTATTAGCCCGTACCGGTGTGGAAACGCCGTTGCTGGCCGGCGAAACCGTTGGAACCGAGGCGGATAAGTATGATTGGCTGGTTAGCATAACGCCCGTGGCCGAGCCGCCCGTGACCCGGCGCCGTTTTCAATCCCAACAGGATCAAACCGCGCAACCCAGCCAAAAATTAATGAAGGTGAGTGTACGGGTAAGCTGGGGTGAAGCGGCGGATAGGCAACGCAGCGTGCAATTGGATAGCTTGAGAATGGTGCGGGAGGCCATTCCGTGA
- a CDS encoding GspH/FimT family pseudopilin: MPIAVNSARGFTLLELIIVLLISVLGFAVVGSNISSGNQSTRIQAAARDIASALRYAHGQALMSRQPVSVTVNLGDNSYAIGNRGKLYRLDNEIEISVTVAEEEFAEGQQAGIRFFGDGSSTGGRITLELGKQLRRIDVNWITGAVAIHDTAA, translated from the coding sequence GTGCCGATTGCCGTAAATTCCGCGCGTGGCTTTACTCTGCTGGAGCTGATTATCGTTTTGCTGATCAGTGTGCTGGGTTTTGCAGTAGTCGGCAGCAATATTTCTTCCGGTAACCAAAGTACCCGGATACAGGCCGCGGCGCGGGATATTGCCTCCGCCTTGCGTTACGCGCATGGTCAGGCCTTGATGTCCCGCCAGCCGGTCAGTGTTACGGTTAATCTGGGCGATAACAGTTATGCGATCGGCAATCGCGGCAAACTGTATCGCTTGGATAACGAAATCGAGATTTCCGTTACGGTAGCCGAGGAGGAGTTTGCCGAAGGGCAACAGGCCGGTATTCGGTTTTTCGGCGACGGCTCATCTACCGGCGGGCGGATTACCTTGGAGTTGGGCAAGCAATTGCGGCGCATCGATGTGAACTGGATTACCGGCGCGGTAGCGATACATGATACGGCGGCATAA
- the gspG gene encoding type II secretion system major pseudopilin GspG, which translates to MQHTYRRQSGFTLLELLVVLGIIALLAGIVGPQVMKHMGASKTKAAKVQIEDLAAALDMYKLDEGRYPSQQQGLTALIEKPNDARRWNGPYLRKEKVPQDPWMNEYHYVFPGQHGSFDVFSYGADEKEGGEGEDQDINSWE; encoded by the coding sequence ATGCAACACACATATCGCCGCCAAAGCGGTTTTACTTTGTTGGAACTGCTGGTGGTATTAGGGATTATCGCTTTGCTGGCCGGTATCGTCGGTCCGCAAGTCATGAAGCACATGGGGGCGTCCAAAACCAAGGCGGCCAAAGTGCAGATAGAAGATCTGGCGGCGGCGCTGGATATGTACAAATTGGACGAGGGGCGTTATCCCAGCCAACAACAAGGGCTGACGGCCTTGATCGAAAAACCCAACGATGCCAGGCGCTGGAACGGCCCTTATTTACGTAAGGAAAAAGTCCCGCAAGACCCCTGGATGAACGAATATCACTATGTATTCCCCGGCCAACACGGCAGTTTCGATGTATTCAGCTACGGCGCCGACGAAAAAGAAGGCGGCGAAGGCGAAGACCAGGACATCAACAGCTGGGAATAA
- a CDS encoding type II secretion system F family protein: protein MPLFSYKVVNNQGQTEEGVRDAKDEPTLLLELQNQGLIPIRIEPAKDKTFLGIRLKSAAVRLSNKEIGMLTGELATLLESGLPLDRSLTILLQLTEDNPKLNKLVANVLEKVKAGKALADALESQSGVFSKFYLNMIRAGEMGGNLGGVLQRLSEYMERSQELKDTVSTALIYPAILLVMSFASLFVMLTFVVPQFKEMFDSAGQSLPVPTQIVVGLAEFLQSYWWVLLLSVLGAVQFMKSQLSNPLSKKDWDRRFLSAPLFGEIVINMETANFSRTFGTLLGNGVSILKSLGIVRETVTNTVLEELLADAEEQLKQGRTMSEALAKQNLFPKLAVQMIKMGEETGKLEEMLMRIAVIYDKQLKTTIQRMLALLEPALIISLGLMIAGIIVSILLAILSVNDLAV from the coding sequence ATGCCACTATTTTCCTACAAGGTAGTTAACAACCAAGGCCAGACCGAAGAAGGCGTACGCGACGCCAAGGACGAGCCGACGCTATTGCTGGAGCTGCAAAACCAGGGCTTGATTCCCATCCGCATCGAACCGGCCAAGGACAAAACTTTTCTGGGCATTCGGCTTAAATCGGCCGCCGTGCGCTTGTCCAATAAAGAAATCGGCATGTTGACCGGCGAACTGGCGACGCTGCTGGAATCCGGCCTGCCGCTGGATCGTTCGTTGACGATATTGCTGCAGCTGACCGAAGACAATCCCAAATTGAATAAACTGGTGGCTAACGTGCTGGAGAAGGTCAAGGCCGGTAAGGCGCTGGCCGATGCGTTGGAAAGCCAGAGCGGAGTGTTTTCCAAATTTTATCTGAACATGATCCGCGCCGGCGAAATGGGCGGCAATCTGGGCGGGGTGCTGCAACGGCTCAGCGAATACATGGAACGCAGTCAGGAGCTGAAAGACACCGTCAGTACGGCGTTGATTTATCCGGCTATTTTGCTGGTCATGTCGTTTGCGTCCTTATTTGTGATGCTGACCTTTGTGGTGCCGCAGTTCAAGGAAATGTTCGATAGTGCCGGACAGTCGTTACCGGTGCCCACCCAAATTGTAGTGGGCTTGGCGGAGTTTTTGCAAAGCTATTGGTGGGTGTTGCTGCTGTCGGTATTGGGCGCGGTGCAGTTCATGAAATCGCAATTAAGTAATCCGCTTAGCAAAAAAGACTGGGACCGACGTTTTTTGAGCGCGCCGTTGTTCGGCGAGATTGTCATCAATATGGAAACCGCCAATTTCAGCCGTACCTTCGGCACTTTGTTGGGTAACGGGGTGTCCATTCTGAAATCGTTGGGCATCGTGCGGGAAACCGTCACCAACACCGTGCTGGAAGAATTGCTGGCGGACGCGGAAGAACAGTTGAAACAAGGCCGTACTATGTCGGAGGCTCTGGCCAAACAAAACCTGTTTCCCAAGTTGGCGGTGCAAATGATTAAAATGGGCGAGGAAACCGGCAAGCTGGAAGAGATGCTGATGCGTATCGCGGTGATTTACGACAAGCAGCTGAAAACCACCATCCAGCGCATGCTGGCTTTGTTGGAACCGGCTTTGATTATTTCCTTGGGGCTAATGATAGCCGGTATCATTGTCTCGATTTTGTTAGCTATTTTAAGTGTCAACGATCTTGCTGTTTAA
- the hflC gene encoding protease modulator HflC, which translates to MSFSGKAGLMIAVLAIALYLSAFTVNQAEQVIITQFGRPIGDPVTEPGLHFKLPFVQQVNSFDKRYLAWDGPMVEMSTKDKTYVQVDTFARWRITDPMRYYLRLRDERSAQSRLEDILGSETRTAIARHELIEVVRTDKERKPFIDETLGDLAGEGTLGVLRPIRVGRVAIEKHVFDAAAPKLEEFGIELLDVRFKRINYNQQVLERIYQRMISERLQIAQRFRSEGEGEAARIKGNKERDLNEIQSTAYKRVQEIQGEADAKATEIYAKAYAQKPDAAKFYKFVKTMETYRKVINSDASVVLSTDSELFGLLKRVEKGD; encoded by the coding sequence ATGAGTTTTTCCGGAAAAGCAGGTCTCATGATTGCGGTGCTGGCTATCGCCTTGTATCTATCCGCCTTTACGGTGAACCAGGCCGAGCAGGTCATAATCACCCAATTCGGCCGACCTATCGGCGATCCGGTTACCGAGCCGGGCTTACACTTTAAATTGCCGTTCGTGCAACAGGTCAACAGTTTCGATAAGCGCTATCTGGCCTGGGACGGGCCCATGGTGGAAATGTCGACCAAGGACAAAACCTATGTGCAGGTCGATACCTTCGCCCGCTGGCGCATCACCGATCCGATGCGTTACTACTTGCGTTTGCGGGACGAACGCAGCGCCCAATCCCGCTTGGAAGATATACTGGGTAGCGAAACCCGCACCGCCATCGCTCGCCATGAGCTGATCGAAGTGGTACGCACCGACAAGGAGCGCAAACCGTTTATCGATGAAACGCTGGGCGATTTGGCCGGCGAAGGCACCTTGGGCGTGTTGCGGCCGATTCGGGTGGGTCGGGTGGCTATCGAAAAGCACGTTTTCGACGCCGCAGCGCCCAAGCTGGAAGAGTTCGGTATCGAATTGTTGGACGTACGCTTCAAACGTATCAATTACAACCAGCAGGTGCTGGAGCGGATTTATCAGCGCATGATCAGCGAGCGCCTGCAAATCGCCCAACGCTTCCGCTCGGAAGGCGAGGGCGAAGCGGCCCGTATCAAAGGCAATAAGGAACGCGACCTCAACGAAATTCAGTCCACCGCCTACAAGCGGGTGCAGGAAATCCAAGGCGAAGCCGACGCCAAAGCCACCGAGATTTACGCCAAAGCCTATGCGCAAAAACCGGATGCGGCCAAGTTTTACAAGTTCGTAAAGACCATGGAAACCTACCGCAAGGTTATCAACAGCGATGCCAGTGTCGTATTGTCGACCGATAGTGAGTTGTTTGGCTTGTTGAAGCGGGTGGAAAAGGGCGACTGA
- the hflK gene encoding FtsH protease activity modulator HflK: MTDPSSLFQRLTAKLPLSPKILLLAVLLLTGINMSVYTIPAESEGVVLRFGKYIDKVPSGLHGKLPFGIDEVIEVPTQRQQKLEFGFATPGYTNPDQIGSDPALEKSMVTGDLNAALVEWIVQYRITDPEKYLFDVRDPGITLRDLSEAVMREVVGDRTVDEIITIGRQEIEDSVLARTRKLAQRYQLGVTINQVQLKNVNPPVPVQSSFNEVNRAQQDRENVINIANGEYNKAVPRARGEADQKIRAAEGYRFKRINEAQGDAYAFTQVLEQYLKAPDVTRARIYLETLGDVLPQARQQIIVDDTVQQIMPMLPLTNKMLEAAP; encoded by the coding sequence GTGACCGATCCGAGTTCGTTGTTTCAACGCTTAACGGCCAAGCTGCCGTTATCGCCAAAAATCCTGTTACTGGCAGTCTTGCTGTTGACCGGCATCAATATGTCGGTTTATACCATTCCCGCGGAATCGGAAGGCGTTGTGCTGCGTTTTGGCAAATACATCGATAAGGTGCCGTCCGGGCTGCATGGCAAATTGCCGTTTGGGATTGATGAGGTTATCGAAGTGCCTACGCAACGGCAGCAAAAACTGGAATTCGGTTTTGCCACCCCGGGCTATACCAATCCGGACCAGATCGGCAGCGATCCGGCTCTGGAGAAATCCATGGTGACCGGCGACCTGAATGCGGCGCTGGTGGAATGGATCGTGCAATACCGGATTACCGATCCGGAGAAATATTTGTTCGACGTGCGCGATCCCGGTATTACCTTGCGAGACCTGTCGGAAGCGGTGATGCGCGAGGTGGTCGGCGACCGCACAGTGGATGAAATCATCACCATAGGCCGGCAGGAAATCGAGGATTCGGTGTTGGCGCGTACCCGCAAGTTGGCCCAGCGCTATCAACTGGGCGTAACCATCAACCAGGTACAGCTGAAAAACGTTAACCCGCCGGTGCCGGTGCAGTCGTCGTTTAACGAAGTAAACCGCGCCCAACAAGACAGGGAAAATGTCATCAATATCGCCAACGGCGAATATAACAAGGCCGTACCGCGCGCTCGAGGCGAAGCCGATCAGAAAATCCGCGCCGCCGAGGGTTATCGCTTTAAACGGATCAACGAAGCGCAAGGCGATGCCTATGCCTTTACGCAAGTGCTGGAGCAGTATCTAAAAGCCCCGGACGTCACTCGCGCCCGAATCTATCTGGAAACCCTGGGCGATGTATTGCCGCAAGCCAGACAACAGATCATCGTCGATGACACTGTGCAACAAATCATGCCGATGCTGCCGTTAACCAATAAAATGCTGGAGGCCGCGCCATGA
- a CDS encoding FKBP-type peptidyl-prolyl cis-trans isomerase encodes MQITDKTAVSFHYTLTNPSGEQLDSSRGEEPLLYLHGAGNIIAGLEAALAGKSTGDSFSVTIPPEDGYGELAPEMVQVVSKKMFEGMDVEVGMQFHADVSHGSGIITITEIDGDDVTIDGNHPLAGETLIFDVEVVDVRPATDDEMAHGHVHGAGCNH; translated from the coding sequence ATGCAAATTACTGATAAAACAGCTGTTTCATTTCATTATACCCTAACCAATCCCAGCGGCGAGCAACTGGACAGTTCGCGTGGTGAAGAGCCGTTGTTATATTTGCATGGTGCGGGCAACATTATTGCGGGGTTGGAAGCGGCATTGGCCGGAAAATCGACGGGCGACAGCTTCAGCGTCACCATTCCGCCCGAGGACGGCTACGGCGAATTGGCGCCGGAAATGGTGCAAGTGGTTTCCAAAAAAATGTTCGAGGGCATGGATGTGGAAGTCGGCATGCAGTTTCATGCCGATGTCAGCCATGGTTCCGGCATCATCACCATTACCGAAATCGACGGCGACGACGTGACCATAGACGGCAATCATCCCTTGGCCGGCGAAACCTTGATTTTCGACGTGGAAGTGGTCGACGTCAGACCCGCTACCGACGATGAAATGGCTCACGGTCATGTGCATGGCGCGGGCTGTAATCATTAA
- a CDS encoding transcription elongation factor GreA/GreB domain-containing protein — protein MSRWRPPRPKSSPYITQAGYKTLEQELAGLWDRRKHVTAALSAAAAEGDRSENAELAK, from the coding sequence ATGTCACGTTGGAGACCCCCCCGACCAAAATCTTCTCCGTATATCACCCAGGCGGGCTACAAAACCCTGGAACAGGAATTGGCCGGGCTTTGGGACAGGCGTAAGCACGTCACCGCCGCATTATCGGCCGCCGCCGCGGAAGGCGACCGCTCCGAAAACGCCGAATTGGCTAAGTAA
- a CDS encoding IS1380 family transposase, with protein MARFKLKASKKEFTSYAGLALVGQCMDIINVEAVVDGRIPVSQGIKTSDVVKSATGLLSIGKSDFEAIEPFREDRFFKQALNLRKVPGSVWLRQRLDRVSDKLREPLDEMSVRLIERADAPITAHKGYVCLDMDTFVMDQSGSKKEDVGRTYQGVDGYTPVAAYLGNEGWCIGLELRPGRWHSSLEIEYFLERLLPRVERLVPTDQAVLMRKDSGFDSAKLLFAVAAEKERWAAVDRSFEYLVKWNPRRQDKDHWVAQAEAAGSFVEKRPGKREALFSMSVERAFGKQTRRFRLVIRLIERTITRHGQHLLMPDIELEGWWTSLDDEEALVIERYRDHGTHEQFHSEFKTDLDLERLPSGKFDTNDVILRLGMLAYNCLRLLGQLGLLGDLAPIRHPAKRRRIRTVLQEIMYRAAQVIHKARQWWLDLGQASPVARLFEYLQHRLVVQPKAAPG; from the coding sequence ATGGCCCGCTTCAAACTGAAAGCTTCAAAAAAGGAATTTACCTCGTATGCCGGACTGGCCTTGGTCGGCCAATGTATGGATATTATCAACGTCGAAGCGGTCGTCGATGGACGAATACCGGTCTCGCAAGGTATCAAGACTTCCGACGTCGTGAAATCGGCGACCGGCCTGCTTAGTATCGGCAAGAGTGACTTCGAGGCGATTGAGCCGTTTCGGGAAGATCGGTTTTTCAAGCAGGCGCTGAACCTGCGCAAAGTGCCTGGCAGTGTTTGGCTGCGGCAACGCCTGGACCGCGTCAGTGACAAGCTGCGCGAACCGCTAGACGAGATGTCGGTCCGTCTGATTGAACGTGCCGACGCACCGATCACCGCGCACAAAGGCTACGTCTGTCTGGACATGGATACCTTTGTGATGGATCAAAGCGGCAGCAAGAAAGAAGACGTCGGTCGCACCTACCAAGGCGTGGATGGTTATACACCGGTGGCGGCCTATCTGGGCAACGAAGGCTGGTGTATTGGTCTGGAGCTGCGCCCCGGGCGCTGGCATTCGTCGCTGGAGATTGAGTATTTTCTGGAGCGACTGTTACCGCGCGTCGAGCGCTTGGTGCCGACGGATCAAGCGGTACTGATGCGCAAGGATTCCGGTTTCGATAGCGCCAAACTGCTGTTTGCGGTGGCGGCTGAAAAAGAGCGCTGGGCCGCCGTGGATCGGAGCTTCGAGTACCTGGTGAAATGGAACCCGCGCCGTCAGGACAAAGACCATTGGGTCGCGCAAGCCGAGGCCGCAGGTAGCTTTGTCGAAAAACGACCCGGCAAACGCGAGGCGCTGTTTTCGATGAGCGTCGAACGTGCCTTCGGCAAACAAACCCGACGCTTCCGGCTGGTGATTCGACTGATCGAGCGCACCATCACCCGGCACGGACAACACCTGCTGATGCCTGACATCGAGCTGGAAGGCTGGTGGACCAGTCTGGACGACGAGGAAGCCCTGGTGATCGAACGTTATCGCGACCACGGCACCCACGAACAATTCCACTCCGAATTCAAGACCGATCTTGACCTGGAACGCCTGCCATCCGGCAAATTCGACACCAATGACGTCATCCTGCGCTTGGGCATGCTGGCTTACAACTGCCTGCGGTTGCTCGGGCAATTAGGCCTGCTCGGCGACTTGGCGCCGATCCGACACCCAGCCAAGCGGCGGCGGATCAGAACCGTGTTACAGGAAATCATGTATCGCGCCGCGCAGGTGATTCATAAAGCTCGCCAGTGGTGGCTGGATTTGGGGCAAGCATCGCCGGTTGCCAGACTGTTTGAGTATTTGCAGCATCGTTTGGTGGTGCAGCCGAAAGCCGCGCCTGGGTAA